In a single window of the Salvelinus sp. IW2-2015 unplaced genomic scaffold, ASM291031v2 Un_scaffold2546, whole genome shotgun sequence genome:
- the LOC139025355 gene encoding perforin-1-like isoform X1 — MASLSLSLGLLVLCTLALVHCDLYDGHVRVWGLSASNLKGDLLSQPDPYVKVWCGPAFGGMSSILNNQANPTWPGEFNLVDIIHKSVLKLEVWDDDAGPDHRLGTCTTTIRRGTHTETCHLKKGTVYYTYSYDYSH, encoded by the exons atggcctctctctctctgtccctgggaCTGCTGGTGCTATGCACCCTGGCTCTTGTACACTGTGACCTGTATGACGGCCATGTCAGGGTGTGGGGCCTTAGTGCCTCCAACCTGAAAGGAGACCTCCTCTCCCAGCCAGACCCCTACGTCAAG GTGTGGTGCGGCCCAGCCTTCGGTGGCATGAGCAGCATTCTGAATAACCAGGCCAACCCCACCTGGCCCGGCGAATTCAACTTRGTAGACATCATCCACAAGTCTGTCCTGAAGCTGGAG gtgtGGGATGATGACGCCGGACCAGATCACCGCCTGGGAACCTGCACCACCACCATCCGCCGAGGAACACACACTGAGACCTGCCACCTGAAGAAAGGCACCGTCTACTACACCTACAGCTACGACTACAGCCACTAG